A DNA window from Pseudodesulfovibrio thermohalotolerans contains the following coding sequences:
- a CDS encoding protein-glutamate methylesterase/protein-glutamine glutaminase, which yields MKKIRVLIVDDSAVVRQTLEDILSSDSQIEVMGTAVDPYAAAERLKKEVPDVMTLDIEMPRMDGLTFLRKIMQQRPIPVVICSSVAGEGTATALKALEYGAVEIITKPKVGTKKFLEESRIRLIDKVKAAALAGARRSRSVPMSVEVKPKLSADAVLPKGRPATLSSTEKICLVGASTGGTEALRVFLEAQPVGCPPIAIVQHMPEHFTAAFANRLNSLCRINVREARDGDAMMRGQALIAPGDRHMLLKRSGARYYVEVREGPLVSRHRPSVDVLFRSGARYGGPNVVAAIMTGMGDDGAKGMKELKDAGAYTIAQDEASCVVFGMPQEAIKQGGVDKVLSLEKIAPEMVRACG from the coding sequence TCTCAGATCGAGGTCATGGGCACGGCCGTGGACCCCTACGCGGCCGCCGAGCGGTTGAAAAAGGAAGTTCCCGACGTCATGACCCTTGATATCGAGATGCCCCGCATGGACGGGTTGACCTTTTTACGCAAGATCATGCAGCAGCGGCCCATTCCGGTGGTCATCTGCTCGTCGGTGGCCGGAGAGGGCACCGCCACCGCCTTGAAGGCATTGGAATACGGGGCTGTGGAGATTATCACCAAGCCCAAGGTCGGCACCAAGAAATTTCTCGAAGAGTCGCGAATCCGGCTCATTGATAAGGTCAAGGCCGCGGCTCTGGCCGGGGCCCGCCGCAGTCGGTCCGTGCCCATGTCAGTTGAGGTCAAGCCGAAACTCAGCGCGGACGCGGTTCTTCCCAAGGGCAGGCCCGCCACCCTGTCGTCCACCGAAAAGATATGCCTCGTGGGCGCTTCCACCGGCGGCACAGAGGCCCTGCGGGTTTTTCTGGAAGCGCAGCCCGTGGGGTGTCCGCCCATCGCCATAGTCCAGCACATGCCCGAGCATTTCACCGCGGCGTTCGCCAATCGGCTGAACTCGCTTTGCCGGATCAACGTCAGGGAGGCCCGTGACGGGGACGCCATGATGCGCGGTCAGGCGCTCATCGCCCCCGGCGACAGGCACATGCTCCTCAAACGGTCGGGCGCTAGGTATTATGTGGAGGTTCGGGAGGGCCCGCTCGTCTCCAGACATCGGCCTTCGGTGGACGTGCTGTTCCGTTCGGGTGCGCGATACGGCGGACCGAACGTCGTGGCCGCCATTATGACCGGCATGGGCGACGACGGGGCCAAGGGCATGAAGGAGCTCAAGGACGCCGGGGCCTACACCATTGCCCAGGACGAAGCGAGCTGCGTGGTTTTCGGTATGCCCCAGGAAGCCATCAAGCAGGGCGGCGTCGACAAGGTGCTGTCCCTGGAAAAGATCGCGCCTGAGATGGTTCGGGCCTGCGGATAA
- a CDS encoding DUF190 domain-containing protein has product MKLLENAERIRIYIGEDDKFEGQPLADVIVREARELGLAGATVFRGLMGFGANSLIHTSRILRLSEDLPVVVEIVDHPDRLAPLLDKLDAMLNEGMVTREPVDVIAYRHS; this is encoded by the coding sequence ATGAAATTACTTGAAAATGCGGAACGCATCCGAATCTACATCGGCGAGGACGACAAGTTCGAAGGCCAGCCCCTGGCCGACGTCATCGTCCGCGAAGCACGCGAGCTCGGTCTGGCCGGAGCCACGGTCTTTCGGGGACTGATGGGCTTCGGAGCCAACAGCCTGATCCACACCAGCCGCATCCTGCGCCTGTCCGAGGACCTGCCCGTGGTGGTGGAAATCGTGGACCATCCGGACAGGCTCGCTCCCCTCCTCGACAAGCTCGACGCCATGCTCAATGAAGGCATGGTCACCCGCGAGCCTGTCGACGTCATCGCCTATCGCCACAGCTAG
- the crcB gene encoding fluoride efflux transporter CrcB, with protein MPTKILYLSLGGAAGTLSRYFLSGVVQRLAGGSFPAGTFAVNLAGCLLFGTVWGIFENRLLPGSEVRLLILTGFMGAFTTFSTYMFETGTLVKSGQMAMAMVNVVGQSVAGLALVLTGIALGRLL; from the coding sequence ATGCCGACCAAAATTCTCTATCTTTCTCTGGGCGGAGCCGCCGGCACCTTGTCGCGCTACTTTTTGTCCGGCGTGGTGCAACGTCTGGCGGGCGGATCATTCCCGGCGGGCACCTTCGCCGTCAACCTGGCAGGCTGCCTGCTTTTCGGCACGGTCTGGGGAATTTTCGAAAACCGCCTGTTGCCCGGCAGCGAAGTCCGGCTTCTGATCCTCACCGGTTTCATGGGCGCGTTCACCACCTTCTCCACCTACATGTTCGAGACCGGCACGCTGGTCAAGTCCGGACAAATGGCCATGGCCATGGTCAACGTCGTCGGCCAATCAGTGGCCGGGCTTGCCCTGGTTCTGACCGGCATAGCCCTGGGCCGCCTGCTCTGA
- a CDS encoding class IV adenylate cyclase encodes MPLECELKYLEADLNDLAAKLAAAGAETSGRYFESNIVFDRPDRSLKAAGVLLRLRERQGRGVLTVKRLPENPEPSALKIFEEIQTGVDDPGAMSEALAAVGFVPAFRYEKVREKWRHMGCVVCLDHLPFGDFVEIEGEEAKVLACAADLGLDSACTTKATYHGLNLEYRLAKGLEPDENFVFEPGRRASLVDQIENL; translated from the coding sequence ATGCCCCTTGAGTGCGAATTGAAATATCTGGAGGCCGACCTCAACGATCTGGCCGCGAAACTTGCCGCCGCCGGGGCCGAGACTTCGGGCCGGTACTTTGAGTCCAACATCGTCTTCGACCGGCCCGACCGCTCCCTCAAGGCTGCGGGCGTACTGCTGCGTCTGCGAGAAAGGCAGGGCCGGGGGGTGCTCACCGTCAAGCGCTTGCCCGAGAACCCGGAGCCTTCGGCACTCAAGATTTTCGAGGAGATCCAGACCGGGGTGGATGATCCAGGGGCCATGAGTGAGGCCCTTGCGGCCGTGGGCTTTGTCCCGGCTTTCCGCTACGAGAAGGTTAGGGAGAAGTGGCGGCACATGGGGTGCGTCGTGTGTCTGGACCACCTGCCTTTCGGCGATTTCGTGGAGATAGAGGGAGAAGAGGCCAAGGTCCTCGCATGCGCCGCCGACCTTGGCCTGGATTCCGCCTGCACTACCAAGGCCACCTACCACGGCCTGAATCTCGAATACAGGTTGGCCAAGGGGCTTGAACCAGACGAGAATTTCGTCTTCGAGCCCGGCAGACGGGCATCTTTGGTGGATCAAATCGAGAATCTTTGA
- the clpS gene encoding ATP-dependent Clp protease adapter ClpS, which yields MSDPFTGDRFDSELLGQHQVKEPKKYKVLLHNDDYTTMDFVVEILVRVFRRTEAQATAIMLSVHNQGYGICGVYTAEVAETKVDLVHRLAKSAGFPLKCSMEGE from the coding sequence ATGAGCGACCCTTTTACCGGGGACCGGTTCGATTCGGAGCTTCTTGGTCAACACCAAGTCAAGGAGCCGAAAAAGTACAAGGTCCTGCTGCATAACGACGATTACACGACCATGGATTTCGTGGTCGAGATACTGGTGCGCGTCTTTCGCCGGACAGAGGCGCAGGCGACGGCCATCATGCTTTCCGTGCACAACCAGGGGTACGGAATATGCGGCGTCTACACCGCCGAAGTGGCCGAAACCAAGGTGGACCTGGTGCACCGTCTGGCCAAAAGCGCGGGTTTCCCGCTCAAGTGCAGCATGGAAGGTGAATAG